The following are from one region of the Littorina saxatilis isolate snail1 linkage group LG2, US_GU_Lsax_2.0, whole genome shotgun sequence genome:
- the LOC138952207 gene encoding piggyBac transposable element-derived protein 3-like, translated as MGGVDRMDQNIEKYRVSIRSKKWWWPLFMYCLDLSVQQAWHLYRQTDTSSEKGLDLLAFRRAVAKVYLARARSRPDAGRGRPASLDKRLPTAVRFDRTDHLITPWPTQLRCSHCGLKSLKCQTPVHDRCFKDFHTE; from the coding sequence ATGGGAGGAGTGGACAGGATGGACCAGAACATCGAGAAGTACCGAGTTAGCATCCGCAGCAAGAAATGGTGGTGGCCTCTCTTCATGTACTGCCTTGACCTCTCTGTTCAGCAGGCGTGGCACCTATACAGGCAGACCGACACATCTTCAGAGAAAGGTCTTGATCTCTTGGCTTTCCGGCGAGCCGTGGCCAAAGTGTACCTTGCTCGAGCTCGTTCCCGTCCTGATGCCGGACGTGGCCGCCCTGCGTCCCTGGACAAGAGGCTGCCTACAGCAGTCCGCTTTGACAGGACGGATCATCTCATCACACCCTGGCCTACTCAGCTGCGTTGCTCCCACTGCGGCTTGAAGAGCCTCAAGTGCCAGACTCCAGTTCATGACCGGTGCTTCAAGGACTTTCACACAGAGTGA
- the LOC138958399 gene encoding beta-1,4-galactosyltransferase 4-like, with product MIRCKMSLKSRMTKCRRHLRSVLLFIYFSLLGFALFNYKSHCVYTMPDALLQMSQIGHSSEGKCKINIAELDEVKVDIFSEPSEKEIQAINPEVKKGGVYSPKKCQAWQKVAIIIPYRDRYHFLMILLNRLLPMLQRQQLNFRIFVVEQAGDKQFNRGKLMNVGYLEALKFDKFDCFVFQDADLLPETDKNLYMCDPHARHLASAINEMRYHVMYYNYAGGVIALNRENYHRINGYSNSYWGWGNEDDDFSARILESGLLLTRPPEHIGRYKMVRHKKQTRSDHGNEMFLGWRSRWMTDGLSDPDGMNYTRLQLEELPLYTHVKVDIGDPPAQMRLGNPDELVSLWWFLKFYFP from the exons ATGATCCGATGTAAGATGAGTCTCAAGTCAAGAATGACAAAATGTCGGCGACATCTGCGCTCTGTCCTTCTCTTCATTTATTTCTCCTTGCTGGGTTTTGCCCTCTTCAACTACAAAAGTCATTGTGTGTACACCATGCCAGATGCTCTGCTGCAGATGTCACAGATCGGACACTCCAGTGAGGGCAAATGTAAAATCAACATTGCTGAATTAG ATGAAGTCAAGGTAGACATCTTCTCAGAACCATCAGAAAAAGAAATACAGGCAATTAACCCCGAAGTTAAAAAAGGAGGAGTCTATTCGCCAAAGAAGTGTCAGGCATGGCAAAAAGTTGCCATCATCATCCCGTATCGAGATCGATACCATTTCCTCATGATTCTGCTGAACAGGCTTCTCCCTATGCTGCAGCGACAGCAGCTCAATTTTCGCATTTTTGTCGTTGAGCAG GCTGGTGACAAGCAGTTCAACAGAGGCAAGCTGATGAATGTTGGTTATCTTGAAGCTCTCAAGTTTGATAAGTTTGACTGCTTCGTCTTCCAAGATGCTGACCTTTTGCCTGAAACGGACAAGAACCTCTACATGTGTGACCCCCATGCTCGACACTTAGCATCTGCCATCAATGAAATGAGATACCA CGTGATGTACTATAATTATGCTGGAGGGGTGATAGCCCTGAACAGAGAAAATTACCACCGAATAAATGGATACTCAAACTCCTACTGGGGCTGGGGAAATGAGGATGATGACTTCTCTGCAAG GATTCTGGAATCTGGTTTATTATTAACAAGGCCACCAGAACATATAGGACGCTATAAGATGGTGCGACATAAAAAGCAGACTCGTTCTGATCATGG GAATGAAATGTTTTTGGGGTGGCGATCGCGATGGATGACAGATGGACTGAGCGATCCAGACGGGATGAATTACACTCGTCTGCAGTTAGAAGAGTTACCGCTCTACACACATGTCAAGGTTGACATCGGAGACCCACCAGCTCAGATGAGGCTAGGGAATCCTGACGAACTTGTCAGTCTCTGGTG GTTTCTCAAGTTCTACTTTCCGTGA